The Rosa rugosa chromosome 1, drRosRugo1.1, whole genome shotgun sequence genomic sequence TTCAGGTCAGCTACTGAAGCAAATTAATTTTACTCATATATGTCTCATCCCCAAGGTGCCTCATCCGGAATATGTGTCAGAATTGAGGCCTATTGCCTTATGCAACGTTATTTACAAGATTTGTTCGAAAGTTATTGCTAACAGATTGAAGGTGATTTTGCCAACTTTAATTTCTCCTTTCCAAAGTGCCTTTGTACCGGGGCGATTGATCACAGATAATATCCTTATGGCTAATGAAGTGGCCCATTATGTGCACAACAAGAGGGGAGGCAGTGAGGGTGTTATGGCTTTGAAGCTCGATCTTAGCAAGGCATATGATAGAATGGAATGGCTTTTCCTTAGAAAGGTCATGGAGAAATTTGGATTCGCTTCCAGTTGGATTGACATGGTGATGCAGTGTGTATGCTCTGTGAGATATTCTTTTTTGGTGAGAGGTAAACCTCGGGGACTTCTTGTTCCTAGTAGAGGGTTGAGGCAGGGTGATCCTTTATCACCTTACTTATTTTTGCTTGGGGCTGAAGGTTTTTCCGctttgcttcaacaaaaacaggAGCTCGGTTTTCTGCCTGGGATTGAGGTATGTGATGGTGCTCCTGCTGTTAATCATTTACTTTTTGCGGATGATAGCATGCTCTATGCAAATGCATCCTTAGATGATTGTTATCAAATTCAAGATGTCATTGAGACTTATGGCAGGGCTTCTGGTCAGCTGGTTAATTTTGACAAGAGTTCGGTGGTTTTTAGTAAGAACGTTTCTGACTACATGAAGGAAGAGATATCTAGCCTTCTGGGGGTTGAGGAGGTGGAGTCTCACGAGAAGTACTTGGGGCTGCCAACTTATGTTGGGAGGAAGAAAACCTCTACTTTTCAATATATTAAGGATAACTTGGCAAAAAGACTAGCTAATTGGCAAGGTAAATTGTTGAGTGGAGCTGGAAAGGATATACTCATCAAGGTTGTGGCTCAGGCGCTGCCTACTCATGCGATGAGTGTTTTTCAATTAACCAAGAATTTTTGTGATGACTTAGAACAGATGTGTGCTCGGTTTTGGTGGGGAAACTCTCTTGATAAGAGGAAGATTCATTGGAAAACTTGGAAGGCACTGTGTAATCCTAAGGAGGAAGGAGGGATAGGCTTCCGAAGTTTGTCCAATTTTAATTCTGCAATGCTGGCCAAACAGGCTTGGCGGGTGGTGAACAATCCTAATTGTTTGGTTGCTCGAATTTTCAAGGCCAAATATTTTCCGGATACTTCTTTTTGGTTAGCTACTCCTCATGCGACCCCTTCCTTTTCATGGAGAAGCTTATTTTCCACAAGAGAACTGTTACGGCAAGGTTCTTATTGGCAGATTGGTGATGGAAATACCACTAATATATGGGCTGACTGTTGGCTGCCAGGGGTGCCAGAGTTTAAACCTTTGGGGAACAATGGTGCAATTGAAGAGGTTGGACAGGTCCGAGATCTCATTACTAATACAAGGCTATGGAATGTTCCCTTGATTAGACGTCTATTTCCTTTAGCTGAGGCAGAAGCTATTTTGCGTCTCCCTTTGAGCAGAAAGGTTGTTCCAGATAGAGTTGTGTGGCGGTTGGAGAAAGATGGCAAGTTTACTGTGAAAACAACTTACAGGTTTGATTTCTCGTCTTCTAATTCTAGAAGCCCATTCCAATTGTCTGTTGGTGTGAATTTTTGGAAAAAGTTATGGAAAATTACTATACCTAACTCTGCCAAGGTGCATATCTGGAGAGTTTGTCATAATATACTACCCTCAATGGAGAGGCTAGCATCGAAAAGGGTAGAACTGGACTCCCAAGTTTGTGTACTGTGCTCTTCTGCTTTGGAGACAACATTGCATATCTGTAGAGATTGCCCTTACACTAAGCAACTGGTGCAATCTAATGGAGTTTTGACTCAGGTGTGTTTTAGTCCTCGTATTGCCAATTCCACATTATTAGATTGGTTCAGTTATTGCGTTTTTGAGCTAGCTTTGAAGGACTTGGGCGACTTGGTCTATCTGCTTTGGAGAGTATGGAAGGAACGAAATTGTAGAGTTTGGGAAAATAACAGTCTGCCTGCTAGTGATGTGCTAATCAAGTGCTTGACTAGGTTGAGTGCCTTCAGATTTTACAACATGAAGGTGGGGGTTGTACGTACAGTAAGGGTCGAGCGTTGGTCTGCTCCACCTGAGGGATGGTGTAAGATCAATATCGACGGGTCTTTTAATCACATAACAAAGAATGGAGGCATTGGTTTTGTTATTAGGGATCATCAGGGTTTGATGCTTGCTGGGGGAGGTCGACCGCTGTTTGGCCTTTTGTCTCCTGAACATGCAGAAGTGTTAGCTTGTTCTATGGCAGTCCAATTTGCAGTTGATAATAATTTCGTTCCAGCTTTCTTGGAAACAGAttgtcaaatcatgcagagGCAATTGTCTATGAGGGTTGGAATTAATACCTCTGTCTTGGGTAGGCTATATGAGGATCTTGGACTGGTGTTGGAAAGTCAATCCAATATGCAGTTGATTCATATTAACAGAAGTGCAAATAAGGTTGCACACCTTATGGCAACAAGAGCTTGCACTGAGTTGCACgagttcttttatttttcttctccttcttttttaCTAGCTGCATTAGCAGCTGAAGCTATTTCCATGTAATTTTCAAAAGTTCAATAAAGTTATGACCtcctttctctcaaaaaaaaaaaagcgctGAGATCTTGATCCTATAGGTGTTATGAAATTCAGTTTAATCCAGTTCAATCTAATTATGATTGCATTACTTGTTAACTTTGAACGTTCAGTTATTGGATTGACACTTCTTGATATTCGTTAGTTTATAATCATTTTAGAACATTTTGCTTCCAGCTTAGATCAATTAGCTCATTTCGTTGTTTCAATGAGAATCAAAGATTTTTATTGAAAGTTCAGTAGTGTTGAACTGGGGGATATTACTCTAGTAATGGGAATAGAGGAGGTCCaactaccgattttggaggttttaatagaaaaaaaaacttttgttgATTTTATTGGGGGATGGACattgtgggaaaattagggaggtatAGATAGCATACTagtttatttgtaaaagtaagtttgaggtctattaagtggggaggtccaaatatcaattttgaaggtatgaatagaagctcccttacaaaaaataaaaaagtaacgTGCTTGTCAAATTGAATTTTCCCACGTATAATGTTACCCTTATAATTTCCACGCACGTAGAGagaaaaatagttttttttttattggaggAGATTAATAACTGTATTAAAATTCAGTAAGCAATACAAAATTGACCAACTTCTATGGGATCATCAAAAAGAGCCAATTCACATAGTACAAAAACatattttacaagctctgaatACCCCCAATACACTCACCTTTTTTAAAGTCCACTcacttttattctaacaaaaaatcTTGTACtctaaagtaaataaaaattcaACAGAGATACTAGATCTTTTATGACATGTAAAGATTAAAAAATACTAGGAAAAGAGAGTGGAATTCCACCCTCAACTCCATCATTTGCACCCAATCCAACAACCCTACAACAGAGGCAGCCCACTCCAAAAGAAACCCTAGCCCAATGAGCCGGCCAAGTTTATAGCTTCTACTCATTGGGGATACCTGCTAAGGATACCCTAGCGTTCAAACCACCGTCGCCTCCTACTCGCATCTTCGCCTTAAAGCACCGGCGTAGATCCACCGACAAGCCACCACGACTAGGTCGACTCAGCTAGACTCCGGCATCGCCAACGAAAGTAAACCAAGCCAAATCGTCGTCCTCCATCTTCTCCAGATCGACACCATCATCTTCAAAAACACACTTCAGGTCAAAAAGCCCCAGACGGAAACCTTTAGAAAGTCGCAACAGAGTCTCCGCTACTAGCCCTCACCGACGAGACTGCTCTGAGCTTGACAACCAAGTCGGTGTGCCGCCACCAATATGAACAGCAGAGGCCCAGACAACCTTCTGCCCCCAAACACCATCAACCAATCATACCCCCATCAACAGCGCCAGTTGAACGATCTCAATCTCAGACCCAGTCACGTCCATTCGAAGCAGAACCACTCAAATCCATGCGGTTAAAACTCGACATCAGATAAGCCACCAAAACACCAGAATTGTCATCCCAGACAACAACCGCAGGGATCCCAATCCAAGGTGGCATTCCAAGCGACGGATCGAATGCAATAAGAAGAAAGAGACAGTTAGCCACAAGGCTAGCGATGGCCATGACCATCAAGGTTTGAGAATTTTTTCAAAGGTGGAGTTTTATCAGTTTCGATTACCAAAAAGTCGATTTACCAAACTTGAAACATCGGTTGATATTCGGTCAATTTGGTTATTACCAAATCAAATGACATCCCTAGTCGTAACCATTTATTTGACCAGCATGCTCATTCTCCTTGTTATGTCTACATGTTCCCTTTATGGCCTGGTATTGGTAACTTCCTTCCAAAGCAATTCCTCCATTTTATTTTATACGCTCAAAGGCCTCCACAAAGTCACTTCTTTCACAGCTATGACTGTACATATTTCTTTCACAATCTAccagtagttttttttttagagtgagaCTAACAAATGTTTAATGGTTCTTGTTTGGGTCATCCCTTCCACTGTAGCAAATGATTAAATAAAAGTTGATCGCTAACCTCAGACGCCATCGTACTGAACAAAGAAGACCAAATACAATCATGTGTGATCCTTTTCAGTGTCCCAATTTCAAAGTTAGAAGAAAGCCTGAATCGATTAGTATTCATACTGAATGGGACATAACAATCCACTGCATAGGCAAGAACTGGAATCCATCTTATCGTCATCAGCTCAACCTAATAAAAGGCAAGATGGTCATTGATTTCCGTTTTAGAGTTGTAAAAAGCGAACCATTGAGCTGCATCTTTCGCCAAAGTCTTCAATTGAAGTGATAGAAAGAAATCCCATAGCAAAATTATAAAACTCTAAAGCCTTAAAATTGACTGCGAATGCCAAAGTGACATCGGCCGAAGGCAGAGGCAAGAGGGATCCAAGAAGATTTCCATCAGAGCTAGTAAATTCACCATAAGGTTCTGGGTCGGTGACGACGACGAAATTGGCTCAGGCGGTGATGGAGGTGTGCAGGACTAGTTTGAGCCCGCTCTCTGGTTTTCTCAGCGGAAACCCTAGCTTCAAACTAGGGCTTGGGATGGGTCTAGGGCAGTGGGCTAGTAGGCCAGTTTGGTCTGCTGGGCTGACCTTTTGCCTTTTCTTCATCTTTTGGATTGGGCCTGTTATGGGCTGTTAAGAGGTAGCTGAGTTTTTTCCCTGCTTTCAATAAGTACTCTCACTTTGTTCTGCCCTTGGTTGTAACTATTTGCTGGTTGATGAGTGGGGATGTACACCAGGATGGTCTTAGGCATCAACGCTTGTCCAGTCAGTGACTCTGATTTAAGGTTGAATAGGTGTAGGGGTTTTCACCTTTTGCATTTTTCTTTTGtagtttggtttttgttttaagGATTATATGTGTTGCgcaatctgatttttgcattgATTTGTAATATGAGGGATTTTCGAATCCCTCTAGCTTGACGGAGAGACGTCATTGATATATTTAATGGAACCTGATTtcatttccctaaaaaaaaatgagTCTCAAACTTAATTCAAATGGTCTTATGATTAAATATGAGATGTTTATGAAATTAACAAGTCGAGAATATAAAATAGtaagaattttttttcactTCTATTCGAGTCAAAAGTGAGCCGAACTCaagaaaaacttaaaaaaatCGATTTCTAATGAGCTAAAAATGAGGCGAACTTGACGTTCAAACTCGAGCTATATGGAGCAAATTTACATatattagagcaactccaacagcttccttataatttctgtattatagagaagcaaaagtcaaagctttagcctctttttcttctccaactctaacagattccctattttacagcaacctctaaaatctccataattcttccttaaaattttaaagattgctgtaaatttagagaatttggttttctctttcctcactatccctaaaatgaggctataattatagggaatctgttggagcaaaagaggcttatttttccctaaaatagagaaagaaaaaaaaatttaaggaacctattggagttgctcttaggccacgtttggttcgcggaaatgAAGTATCAAGAAAGGAaacttgttcctttcctgtgtttgggatgcaaaaggaaaggaaatcgtTTCatgaaggaagggaaaataatAGGGAAAGTGGTTCTTTCCAAATctcaaaggaatcactttccccccttctttccttgcatttattactcacaacatattattttattacattattgacaaactttttaacaattttcctgataactttccttattttttttttaaattacagaGGCTGCGCGAACGCAAGCCCCCACAGTAAGAAATTATGACGTTGGAGCTTCTACTTAAGAAGACCATAGGCAAGCACCCCTCCGAAGTGCAATGGAGGTCGCAAGTCTAGGCCATGAGTCTTTTTGATCGCTCATTGACCCCGTCCAGGTAAGTCTGATAACTTTCCTTATGTTACTGAACATTGGAATGGAAAGTTGTTGGAAAATTTTATTTCTCTTCCCAtgggaaagaaaaatgaattacTTTCTTTTCCATGAACCAAACAAGGCCTTAGAGTAAAAGACGGTAATTATGTTTACAAATTTACGAATATTGATATTTTTCTCAAAAATCTGTAAATTTGCTCTACAAACTTTAGAAAGAGATTGGAGAAACACCAAATTGTATTTTTCTTTGATGAAAAAGACCAATATGTATTTTCCTTTGATAAGAAAagagcagcagcagcaaaaGGATGGGTTGATTGGATCGGGTAAGGACAGAGGAGCCGTCAAACGTCCACGTCAGTCCGACCGCAACATGAACTGAGAAGCACACGCGTACACCCAAACAAaaccctttttttaattttttcctaaaaaaaaaaaaaaaacattttcctTTTCAATTCCAAGTTTCCAACACCCTCCTCCTCATCCTTTTCCATTCCACCCTCTCATCAGTTCGATGAGTTGAGACTCACTTCTCAAATCCCCACAACTCCAACCACCTCTCTCTGCTCCGGAGAATCACAGCCGTCCGTTCAGGTATCACGATCTGGAAACCCGCCCctcaattttctctcttttctattATCTTAGATGATCTGCATGCACGGATGTTCAATTGTagtttttggtttggttttgattggggtttttgttttgatttgttttgagctGAATCTGAATTGGGGTTTTGACTTTTTAGGGGGGTTTGTCTGTGCTGGAGTCTGAGACCTCTGTTATGGATTGGACCGGTTTCAAGTGAATTGCTTGCTGATCTGGGTTTGCTTTTTTGGTCAGATTTTCAggtaaagtttgaatctttggtAAATTGGATTAAGAAGTTGTAGTTTTGTGGGGCTGTTTGGATTTTGGTTGTTGGGTTTTGGAGTTTGAGATTGTTGTGGGTTGATTTCTTTGTGTCCAATAATGGAGCAAGAATCACAGAAGAGAAAGCTTGATGAGACTGGCATTGAGGCCTCAAATGCTCCCATTCTTTGTGTGAATAATTGTGGGTTTTTTGGAAGTGCCAAAACTAATGACATGTGCTCCAAATGCTACAAGGACTTTTTACTAACACAATCGGTGGAGGGTACCACGATTGTGGAGAATAAGGTTGGGGAAGGTGGAAAAAATGTGGTGATCAAGTCCCATGTTGAGCAAGTAGTTGAAGAAGTTAGACAGAGTCAAGTTGAAGAAGGGGCGACTTCGGAAAACCCCGAGAAGCGACCTGCAAATAGGTGCAGCTTTTGTAGAAAGCGGGTTGGCCTCACGGGGTTCAAGTGCAGGTGTGGTGATACATTTTGCTCCCTGCATCGGTACTCCAACTCGCATAACTGCATGTTTGATTACAAGAGTGCAGGACAAGATGCCATTGCGAAGGCAAACCCTGTCATCAAGGCTGATAAAATTGATAAGATATGATCGTTAAGACAAGCATGGAGCGGAACTTGAGTGTCTGGTCGACTTCATTTACCTTATGAAGTATTGCTGAGTATACGTTGGTGTTTGACATAATAAGTTTATATTTCGATAATTATTGCTTCTTGTGTATAGTCTGTTGATTGTGGTGTAGCCGAATAAGATTAGCTCTAGAACAATTGGGTAATTTATATCTATGTGATTTTCGTATTCTCCAGAATCTTAATTCTAAAATTTCAGCCCATTTATTGCATTGCTGGTTGCCTTTTGGTACCTTGGTTTCTGTTGTTTGTTCCTTTCTAAGGTCATTGTTCTGTTCTGAAGCATTTTGCTGGTATTGGTGGTGATCTCTTACATGAATTAACTAATTTCTGACATAATACCTGCTCTATGAGTTTGGACTGCAGTTTATAGTAAAGGCATTATATGTTTTATTGAGATCTCCCACAAATGAACCAAGAATCATAATGAATGGTAAAACTAAGGCGTTTGATATTGTGATGCTGTACTAATTGTGAGCTAGCCTGTCATGCAGCTTTAGTTTCTTAGGAACTTATTTAATTCTTTTGATGATGTGTGAGCTAAGCAGCttcgtactttttttttttggtcaagaaGCAGCTTCATACTTATATACTCAAACAGGGGACATGCATATACTGTGTTGCTTGTACTTCCTGAATACATAGGTAACCGTTTCTGAGATTTTTTCAGTCAAATGATGATCTCTGTAGAAGTCAATTTGTAATGTATGTTGCATGAAGTCCTTTAATTCTCCAAATTATGTGCGGAATGCGATCTTTAATAGTCCACTGTTAGAGGAAGCCTATGTCCCAGTGGCCCAGGGATTCATTGTGACTGAAAAACAAACCTCCCAAGTTCCAACAACCTTGTCTGAAGATTTCAGTTGCTTTGTGGTTCCTCCTCCCCACCCATATATTTGTTAAATATTGGTTGTTTGGTTGGTGGTTTTGTTTGTGAGCATTGAGTTTTCCTTGGGTACCAAGATCTGGCATTGGTTTAcccttttctgtttttgggcGTGGTCCTCATCATTTGCTAAATGGGGTCATTATCTTCTGTCTGGGGTGTGGGGATGCTCCAGGCCTGGTTATCTATATTTCATCCATTTGCTCTTGATGGGAATGAACATTAGGGGCACATTGCTTGTACTTGTTTTCACTCGAGCATCACCTTCTTCATGTTGCTTTTGATAGAAATGAACTCTAGGGGACACATTGCTTGTTTTCACTCACTATCACCTTCTTTTGAGTTCCTTCTGAGAGACTGATTTTCTTTTGATGAACCTGATTTGCATCCATTTCATGCTAGTTTTGGTGGTGATGATTGATGCTTCACAACGATGCAGTTTTGTGTTGTACTTGCCATTTCATACTCTAACTATCAGTTTGTTCGAGTTcccaccaacttatttttattTCATGCCCAGGATTGGTTTTAGTATGGAAGTGAACCTCTTGTGAGTTATGACCATCACTGTGGCTGAAATCAAATTTGAACAGTGGCTTGCAATTCAGAGTTGAAGTTTTGTTCACTGAAATGGTATCCGAGCGTCAGCCTAAATATGATTTTATCCATTTGGAGGTTTTTTTGGCGGATTGCATTGTAGCTAGGTTAGATGGTGCTTGGATCAAGAGGAATGAAATTGATAGAATCATCTCTCTGATTGAATTGATCGAATCATCTCTTTGACTGGACTAATCATGGAAATGACCATTTCCAGAAAACAATGGAATTGACAAACCCAAGATAAAGCGAGAAAAACCATTGACCCATTTTGAAACATGTACCTGGAGCCAGACCTCTACTAAGGACCCTTAAATCCAGGATACATGCCATGCGTTTCTCATCGTTAGAAACTATACTAAAAGCAAatgatttgaatttatcatgtCGAAGCATCAGTTTCTTTAATTCAGACTTTGACTTTGGAAAATGATTTGAATTCGATAGAATTTGACAGTGGCGGGGTCGGACATGAAAAACTGCAGATTTCACTCCAATTTGATAATTTTCGAGTTTAAAGCATGGTTTAAATACTATTGGATGCAAGTAATGTCATATAATCGTCCGTGGCATAGTGCAAGGGAGTATCTTCATCGTCCCTAAGAGAGCGTCGGTTTAAAATCGTTCATGACAGCTTAGTTGACGGTTAAGAATCGAAATATAGAGTATTTTTACCCATCGATCTTCTTACATTTTATGCATTAAGCAAACCACCTTAACGAGTTGGGATGACTAAATTTTTGAACTTTTATCAAGTCATTTGATCAACAAAACTATTTTGACATCAATTCGTTATGGCAGTTTCTACCCTAAAACGAAAAGGAGAAAATGCGAGGGGTGTCGGCAGCGATGCATGGGCCGGCGGGGTATTGCAATTACCCCGCCGGCCCATGCATGATGTTTGAACTTTAAAGGTGGTATGAGAATGAGAAAAGCGGCGGCGGCAGCTACACTGACGTCGtcggagaaaaagaaaattgggaGGTTTATGTCAGAGTTGATACTCAGAAGAAATTCAACCGCCACTTTGGGGGCACAGGCGGATGAGAAACACAAGAAACAAGGCAGGGAAGTGGGGTAAAGGAAGCTTGAAGAATAAGTTTCTCTACCCAAGTTTCGAGGAAGACTAA encodes the following:
- the LOC133725670 gene encoding zinc finger A20 and AN1 domain-containing stress-associated protein 6-like; protein product: MEQESQKRKLDETGIEASNAPILCVNNCGFFGSAKTNDMCSKCYKDFLLTQSVEGTTIVENKVGEGGKNVVIKSHVEQVVEEVRQSQVEEGATSENPEKRPANRCSFCRKRVGLTGFKCRCGDTFCSLHRYSNSHNCMFDYKSAGQDAIAKANPVIKADKIDKI